The DNA segment ACCTCAAGCACGTCCTCCGCGCCAAAGGCTACAACACGGCCGTCGGCGACGAGGGCGGCTTCGCCCCGGACCTCCGCTCGAACGAGGAAGCCATTGAGGTCATCCTCGAAGCTGTCGAGCAGGCAGGCTACGCCGCAGGCGACGACCTCTTCATCGCCCTCGACCCGGCGGCGGCGGAGATGTACGAGCCCGCCGAGGGTGGCGGGGGCCACTACGTCTTCTACAAGAGTGACCCCGACCGCAGGCTGACGAGCGAGGAGATGGTCGACTACTGGGCCGGGTGGGTCGAGGAGTACCCGATCATCTCCATCGAGGACGCGATGGACGAGAACGACTGGTCAGGCTGGACGCACCTCACCGAGGCCGTCGGCGACCGCGTCCAACTCGTCGGCGACGACCTCTTCGTGACCAGCACCGAGCGCCTCGCGCGCGGCTTCGACGAGGGCGCAGCCAACTCGATCCTCATCAAGCTGAACCAGATCGGCACGCTCACCGAGACGCTCGACGCCATCGACCTCGCCCACCGGCACGGCTACACCGCGATCGCCTCGCACCGCTCCGGCGAGACCGAGGACACGACGATCGCCGACCTCGCCGTGGCCGCCGGCACGGGCCAGATCAAGACCGGCTCGGCCAGCCGGAGCGACCGGACGGCGAAGTACAACCAGCTCCTCCGCATCGAGGAGGCGCTCGACGAGGCCGCCGTCTACCCCGGCCCGGCGGCATTCCTATTTTAGCGCCGAACGCCGAGCGACGGGTTGTCGGTCAGCACCCACTCGGCATTCGACATCCACAAATCGACACTCCGAGATGAGCCGCCGCCAGACTGCTTCGGGCTCGCGCTTTCGGCGCGGGCTGCTGCTGCTCGGCCTCGCCGTGGCGGCGGTGTGGTTTGCGTTCTTCGACAGCCACAGCCTCGTCCAGCGCGTGCGGTACTACGCCGAGGCGCAGGCACTCGCAGCGGAGAACACCCGGCTCCAGGAGGCCAACCGCGCACTCGAGCGCGACCTCGACGCGGGACTGTCGGACGAGGTGGTCGAGCAGGTAGCCCGCGAGCAGTACGGGATGCGACGTCCCGGCGAGACGGTCTACCCGGTTAAAGAGTCGGAGGATAGAGAATAGCGGGCAGAGGACGGAACGCGAGCGCGCTTCCGTTCTCTATCTTCCACCCTCCACCCTCCATCCTCTACCCTCCTCCCATGTCAAAGCAGGTCGCTGTCGGGATAGACTTCGGCGGTACGAACATCAAGGCGGGCCTCGTCGACGCGGACGGGGCGATCCTCTGCGATGCCCGCGTGCGCACCCAGGCGAAGCAGGGCGCGGACCACGTCCTCGGCCGCCTCGCCGAGGCCATCGAGCAGGTCGCGCAGCATTGCCCGGGCGGGTCCCGGATCTGCGGCGTTGGGATCGGCGCGCCGGGCAAGGTCTCGCTCGACCAGACGACGCTCATCAAGCCGCCCAATTTTTCGGGCTGGGACGAGGTCAACCTCAGCGAAGCGCTCGCCGACGTTGCCCGCGGGCCGGTCGTGGTCGAGAACGATGCCAACTGCGCGGGCCTCGGCTCGGCCTCGTGGGGGGCGGGCCGCGACTTCGACTCGTTCGTCATGGTGACGCTCGGCACGGGCGTCGGCGGCGCAATCATCCACGAGAACAAGCTCTTCCGGGGCGCGACCGGCGGCGCGGGCGAACTCGGGCACATGTCGATCGACTACGAGGGGCCCTACGACCGGAGCGGCGTCGCGGGGGCCGCCGAGGCGTACCTCGGGCTGAACTACCTCTCGCACCACGCCCGCTACCAGCTCCACACCCGTCCCAGCGTCCTCCACGCGTGGGCGGGGCGCGACCTCGGCCGCCTCTCCCCGAAGATGCTCCACCAGGCCGCCGAGCAGGGCGACGAGCCGGCGCGCGAAGTCCTCGCGTGGGCCGGGCACAAGCTCGGCTGCGTCCTCGCCTCGGTCGTCAACCTCCTCGACATCCGCAAACTCGTCGTCGGCGGCGGCGTCTCGGCGGCGGGCGACTACCTCCTCGGCCCGGCGCGCCTGGCGCTGCAGGGGGCCGTCATGCCGAGCTTCGCCGAGGGGCTCGAGCTGGTGCGCGAGACGCGGGGCAACGAGGTGGGCATCCTCGGCGCAGCGCGGCTGGCCTTCGAAGCCGCCGCCGAGGGTGGGTGAGTGGGGCAGCACCTTCGGTGCAGGATGGGAGGAACGGAAGGAATGGGGAGGTGCTTCGGCGCAGAGCGCAAGGGCGTTGGTACCTTTCTCGGCTTTTCTTCCCACTCCTCCCACTCCTCCCACTCCTCCCACTCCTCCGCGCTCCGTACGAAGTCCGAAGGCGGACGCGTTGTCTGAATAGTCAGAACAACCAGCACTCGTGAGCACGCGGCGACTTCTTGCGGTGGGGCTTTGGGCGGCGCTGCTCGGCGCGGGCACGGCGGGCGCGCAGGAGGCCGACACGCTCGGCTTTGAGCGACCGCCAGCACCTCGGGACTCCCTGGCGCTGCCGGACTCAGTCGCACCCGTCACGGCAGCGCAGGTCGGGTTCCCGCGCACCCCGACACCGCCGCTGCCGGACGGCGAGGGTCTGGAGGAGCCCATCGACTTCGCGGCGACGGACTCGCTCGTCATCCTCTTCGCCGACGCGGGCGACGCCTCGGGCGACGGCGACCTCGGCACGCTCTTCGGCGAAGCGCAGGTGAGCTACGAGGAGGCGAGCTTGGAGGCCGCCGAGATCGACCTGGTGTTCGGGCGCGAGGAGTTGCGCGCGCGCGGCCCCTCGTCGGCCGGGGTGGTCCTAGACTCGCTCGGCGCGCCGGTCGGGATGCCGTACTTCGAGCGCGGCGAGGAGACCCTGTCGGGCCGGGAGGTGGCCTACAACCTCGCGTCGCAGCGCGGGCGGATCGTCGGGGCGCGCACGGCGATCCAGGACGGCTTCCTCCTCGGCGGCGTCGTCAAGCAGGTCGGGCCGCGCGTCACCTTCGCCCGGGACGCCACCTACACGACGTGCGACAACCCCGAGCACCCGCACTACGGCCTCCGGGCGGGCCGCCTCAAGGTCGTCGACGGCGAGTGGGTCTACACCGGCCCGGCCCGGCTCTACATCCTCGGCGTCCCGACGCCGCTCTGGCTGCCGTTCGGGTTCTTCCCCGCCGCCGAGGGCCGCCGCAGCGGGCCGCTCCCGCCGACCTACGGCGAGGACGCCGACCTCGGCTTCTACCTCCGCAACCTCGGGTGGTACTGGGCGATCTCGGACTACATGGACGCCACCGTCAGCGGCGCGCTCTGGACGCGGGGCAGCTTCGAGATCAACCCGTCGTACCGCTACGCCAAGCAGTACGCCTTCCGGGGCAACCTCAACCTCGCCTACGCCCGCCTGCGCCGGGGCGAGCGCCAGGACCCCGGCGCGACGGTGCAGACGAACGTGCGCGTGGCGTGGCAGCACAACCAGCAGCTCTTCAACAACACTGGGAGCCTGCGCGGCAGTGTCAACCTCGCCTCGACCGGCTACCTCCGCGCCATCTCCGAGAACTTCGACGACCGCGTCACGCAAACGACCCAGTCGACGGTCGCCTTCGCCAAGCGGTGGCAGCGCACCGGGCGCTCGCTCTCGCTGGACCTCAACCAGCGGCAGAACCTGACGACGGGCCGCGCCGACCTCACCTTCCCCAGCCTCTCGTTCACCCAGACCCAGCGCTTCCCGCTCCGCCGCGAGGGGACGAGCGCCCAGAACCAGCGGTGGTACGAGCGGATCGGCTACTCGTACACCGGCCGGCTCACCAACGACTACAGCTTCCAGCCCGACACCTCGCTCGCCGGGAGCGACGGTGTCTCGTGGCTCGACGGCCTCTTCGACTACGATGCCTTCGTCGGGGCCACGGGCCAGACCGAACGTTTCGAGACAAGAGCGACGCACACCGTGCCCGTCAGCGCTGCCTTCTCGCTGACGCGGATCCCCTTCACCTCGATCCCCTTCAACCTCAA comes from the Bacteroidota bacterium genome and includes:
- the eno gene encoding phosphopyruvate hydratase — translated: ARQILDSRGNPTVEVDVITNEGVLGRAAVPSGASTGEHEAVELRDGDDDAYLGKGVLDAVDNVIDTVGPALEGMSVFEQAHLDHRMIEIDGTPNKSTLGANAILGVSLAAAKAAAATAGLPLYAYLGGPTARTLPVPLMNILNGGRHADNNVDMQEFMIAPVGAATFSDALRMGTETFHHLKHVLRAKGYNTAVGDEGGFAPDLRSNEEAIEVILEAVEQAGYAAGDDLFIALDPAAAEMYEPAEGGGGHYVFYKSDPDRRLTSEEMVDYWAGWVEEYPIISIEDAMDENDWSGWTHLTEAVGDRVQLVGDDLFVTSTERLARGFDEGAANSILIKLNQIGTLTETLDAIDLAHRHGYTAIASHRSGETEDTTIADLAVAAGTGQIKTGSASRSDRTAKYNQLLRIEEALDEAAVYPGPAAFLF
- a CDS encoding septum formation initiator family protein is translated as MSRRQTASGSRFRRGLLLLGLAVAAVWFAFFDSHSLVQRVRYYAEAQALAAENTRLQEANRALERDLDAGLSDEVVEQVAREQYGMRRPGETVYPVKESEDRE
- a CDS encoding ROK family protein — encoded protein: MSKQVAVGIDFGGTNIKAGLVDADGAILCDARVRTQAKQGADHVLGRLAEAIEQVAQHCPGGSRICGVGIGAPGKVSLDQTTLIKPPNFSGWDEVNLSEALADVARGPVVVENDANCAGLGSASWGAGRDFDSFVMVTLGTGVGGAIIHENKLFRGATGGAGELGHMSIDYEGPYDRSGVAGAAEAYLGLNYLSHHARYQLHTRPSVLHAWAGRDLGRLSPKMLHQAAEQGDEPAREVLAWAGHKLGCVLASVVNLLDIRKLVVGGGVSAAGDYLLGPARLALQGAVMPSFAEGLELVRETRGNEVGILGAARLAFEAAAEGG
- a CDS encoding putative LPS assembly protein LptD, with the protein product MSTRRLLAVGLWAALLGAGTAGAQEADTLGFERPPAPRDSLALPDSVAPVTAAQVGFPRTPTPPLPDGEGLEEPIDFAATDSLVILFADAGDASGDGDLGTLFGEAQVSYEEASLEAAEIDLVFGREELRARGPSSAGVVLDSLGAPVGMPYFERGEETLSGREVAYNLASQRGRIVGARTAIQDGFLLGGVVKQVGPRVTFARDATYTTCDNPEHPHYGLRAGRLKVVDGEWVYTGPARLYILGVPTPLWLPFGFFPAAEGRRSGPLPPTYGEDADLGFYLRNLGWYWAISDYMDATVSGALWTRGSFEINPSYRYAKQYAFRGNLNLAYARLRRGERQDPGATVQTNVRVAWQHNQQLFNNTGSLRGSVNLASTGYLRAISENFDDRVTQTTQSTVAFAKRWQRTGRSLSLDLNQRQNLTTGRADLTFPSLSFTQTQRFPLRREGTSAQNQRWYERIGYSYTGRLTNDYSFQPDTSLAGSDGVSWLDGLFDYDAFVGATGQTERFETRATHTVPVSAAFSLTRIPFTSIPFNLNLTPNVNYQEDWYTRSERVPVDANGVAILDSLGRIQRVQEDGFTAIRQVRGGLSANSRFFGTFPLRVGVLDGFRHIVEPSLTFTFSPDYAKAPFNYFRSYTDSTGQVVEYPIVSGISARETQSLSFRLGNTFQTRVARTDSTGEVQRRAVQLLRLTLSSSYNRAADSLRLAPVVVQGNSQVGPLALTLGARYSAYALSPQGRQVNRLQFDETGGFLRFLSLNFTASTRFRAQARRGATPSTPRRRTPVYPDLIPDPAEAYGLRPYDYRRRDLAYVDFAIPWSLSLNFSYSDTAVPNQENRVVASLGTQFDLSLTDSWKIAGSSGYDFEAKEITTTNLSILRDLHCWEMSFNWIPFGTFRSFGFSIYVKSGQLADLLRFDVPKSDVRGRLDLAGGGF